The following proteins are co-located in the Polymorphospora rubra genome:
- a CDS encoding CatB-related O-acetyltransferase, giving the protein MTPDPTTVHPLPAHERVVFLRPLVTSPKIVVGEFTYYDDPDGATDFERRNVLYGYGPERLIIGRYCAIAAGTRFLMAGADHPTIGVSTFPFTMFGGEWADRTLDIVTGMPSRGDTVVGNDVWIGYQAIVMPGVRIGDGAIVAAGAVVTADVPPYTIVGGNPARPIRQRFDDADIDRLRRAAWWDWPVDLVTEHARTIMAGSPADIERIAAEQRQESSG; this is encoded by the coding sequence GTGACGCCCGACCCGACGACCGTCCACCCACTCCCGGCGCACGAGCGTGTCGTGTTCCTCAGGCCGCTGGTCACCTCACCGAAGATCGTCGTGGGGGAGTTCACCTACTACGACGACCCGGACGGTGCGACCGACTTCGAGCGCCGCAATGTGCTCTACGGCTACGGGCCGGAGCGGTTGATCATCGGGAGATACTGTGCGATCGCCGCCGGCACCCGGTTCCTGATGGCCGGAGCCGACCACCCCACGATCGGTGTCTCCACCTTCCCGTTCACCATGTTCGGCGGCGAGTGGGCCGACCGGACCCTCGACATCGTCACCGGCATGCCCAGCCGGGGCGACACCGTGGTCGGGAACGACGTCTGGATCGGCTACCAGGCCATCGTCATGCCCGGCGTACGGATCGGGGACGGGGCGATCGTCGCGGCCGGTGCCGTGGTCACCGCCGACGTGCCGCCGTACACGATCGTCGGCGGCAACCCGGCCCGGCCGATCCGGCAACGCTTCGACGACGCTGACATCGACCGGCTGCGCCGCGCCGCGTGGTGGGACTGGCCCGTCGACCTTGTCACCGAGCACGCCCGCACCATCATGGCCGGGTCGCCGGCCGACATCGAACGCATCGCCGCCGAGCAACGTCAGGAGTCCAGTGGATGA
- a CDS encoding pectate lyase family protein produces MQEARHTPHRSGRRTRIALAAGASATVTALVLTISATANAATLLSDDFNDGNANGWSTSGGSWSVSSGAYSQSSTSASAKALGGSTSWSTATVTANVRANTFGSATARGIGVAARVQSASNFYSLVLTPNSVQIRRGATTTLASVSFSAATGTWYTLSLSATGGSLVGSVNGTQLVSASDSSYATGRAGLVANYAAGSFDDVLATDAAGPSPTTPPTTAPPTTPPPTTPPPTTPPPTTPPPSPSGIIGWATQAGGTTGGAGGPTVTVSTFADFRTQAQTEGTRTILVNGMLTGSGTVEITANKTIRGVGASSGISGTTLAIEDMSPANVIIQNMNIRGVPGRDAIGIESATHVWIDHNTLSSTIENHPDFYDGMIDITRGSDYITVSWNVIRDHWKTSLVGHSDGNGGQDIGHLRVTYHHNWFDRTFERSPRVRFGETVHVFNNYYSNVNNNADSYAIASLENAGLLVEANVFENVQQACWSASGYADSDPGRLVARDNSLTNSGPCETNGSVAALPYGYTADNVETVKASVTTGAGAGRL; encoded by the coding sequence GTGCAGGAAGCGCGACACACACCCCACCGATCGGGCCGGCGGACCCGGATCGCCCTCGCGGCCGGCGCCAGCGCCACCGTCACGGCGCTGGTCCTGACCATCAGCGCGACCGCGAACGCGGCCACGCTGCTGTCGGACGATTTCAACGACGGCAACGCCAACGGCTGGAGCACCTCGGGCGGCAGCTGGTCGGTATCGTCCGGCGCCTACTCGCAGTCGAGCACCAGCGCCAGCGCCAAGGCGCTCGGCGGCTCCACCTCCTGGTCGACCGCCACGGTGACGGCCAACGTCCGGGCCAACACCTTCGGCAGCGCGACCGCACGCGGAATCGGCGTCGCGGCCCGGGTGCAGAGCGCGTCGAACTTCTACTCGCTCGTCCTCACCCCCAACTCCGTGCAGATCCGCAGGGGAGCGACCACCACGCTCGCGTCGGTGTCGTTCTCGGCGGCGACCGGCACCTGGTACACGCTGTCGCTCAGCGCGACCGGCGGTTCCCTGGTCGGCTCGGTCAACGGAACCCAGCTCGTGTCCGCATCGGACAGTTCATACGCCACCGGCCGGGCGGGGCTCGTCGCCAACTACGCCGCGGGCTCCTTCGACGACGTACTGGCGACCGACGCCGCCGGCCCGAGCCCGACCACCCCGCCGACCACCGCCCCACCGACGACCCCGCCGCCCACGACGCCGCCCCCCACCACCCCTCCACCCACCACCCCGCCGCCGTCGCCGAGCGGGATCATCGGCTGGGCCACGCAGGCCGGTGGCACCACCGGCGGGGCGGGCGGCCCCACCGTCACCGTGAGCACCTTCGCCGACTTCCGGACCCAGGCACAGACCGAGGGCACCCGCACCATCCTCGTCAACGGCATGCTCACCGGCTCGGGCACCGTCGAGATCACCGCCAACAAGACGATCCGGGGTGTCGGCGCCAGCTCCGGCATCTCCGGCACCACCCTCGCCATCGAGGACATGTCCCCGGCGAACGTGATCATCCAGAACATGAACATCCGCGGGGTACCCGGTCGCGACGCGATCGGAATCGAGAGCGCCACCCACGTCTGGATCGACCACAACACCCTGTCCAGCACCATCGAGAACCACCCCGACTTCTACGACGGAATGATCGACATCACCCGGGGCAGCGACTACATCACCGTCTCGTGGAACGTCATCCGCGACCACTGGAAGACCTCGCTGGTCGGACACTCCGACGGCAACGGCGGCCAGGACATCGGCCACCTGCGGGTCACGTACCACCACAACTGGTTCGACCGGACCTTCGAACGCAGTCCGCGGGTACGGTTCGGCGAGACCGTCCACGTCTTCAACAACTACTACTCGAACGTCAACAACAACGCCGACTCCTACGCCATCGCCTCACTCGAGAACGCCGGACTGCTCGTCGAGGCGAACGTCTTCGAAAACGTGCAGCAGGCATGCTGGTCGGCGAGCGGATACGCGGACTCCGACCCCGGCCGGTTGGTGGCGCGCGACAACTCGCTCACCAACTCCGGACCGTGTGAGACCAACGGCTCGGTGGCGGCTCTCCCATACGGCTACACCGCCGACAACGTCGAGACCGTCAAGGCATCCGTCACCACGGGCGCGGGAGCGGGCAGGCTCTGA
- a CDS encoding XRE family transcriptional regulator, whose amino-acid sequence MTDGPRPTVPATAAVAAFEPHALGLARRWRRMRKNELARQIGVTAAAVSQYELGQARPSAAVLARLALALGMPVEFFAAGIPTPATPGHAHFRSLRATSQAERDQAEAFGEIAWRVVEVVGRHLRLPPLRLPHLDLPEPTRVEDVRAAAAAAREAFDLGAAPVPHMVRLLEAYGVIVLALPDASERVDAFSHWYGQRPFVFLNPAKDDKARSRMDAAHELGHLLLHHDAEPGSQILEREATTFASEFLVPGPVLAEELPARLDFDRLHELKRRWGSV is encoded by the coding sequence GTGACGGACGGACCGCGACCGACGGTACCCGCCACCGCGGCCGTCGCGGCGTTCGAGCCGCACGCGCTGGGCCTGGCGCGCCGGTGGCGGCGGATGCGCAAGAACGAACTCGCCCGCCAGATCGGTGTCACCGCGGCGGCGGTCAGCCAGTACGAACTGGGGCAGGCCCGCCCGTCGGCGGCGGTGCTGGCCCGGCTGGCGCTGGCGCTGGGGATGCCGGTCGAGTTCTTCGCCGCCGGCATCCCGACACCGGCGACCCCGGGGCACGCGCACTTTCGCAGCCTGCGGGCGACGAGCCAGGCCGAGCGGGACCAGGCGGAGGCGTTCGGCGAGATCGCCTGGCGGGTCGTCGAGGTCGTCGGCCGCCACCTGCGGCTGCCCCCGCTCCGGCTGCCGCATCTGGATCTCCCGGAGCCGACCCGGGTGGAGGACGTACGGGCGGCTGCGGCGGCGGCGCGGGAGGCGTTCGACCTCGGTGCCGCGCCGGTGCCGCACATGGTGCGGCTGCTGGAGGCGTACGGGGTGATCGTGCTGGCACTGCCGGACGCGTCCGAGCGTGTCGACGCCTTTTCGCACTGGTACGGCCAGCGGCCGTTCGTCTTCCTCAATCCGGCGAAGGACGACAAGGCCCGGTCCAGAATGGACGCCGCGCACGAGCTGGGGCATCTGCTGCTGCACCATGACGCCGAGCCCGGCAGCCAGATCCTGGAGCGGGAGGCGACCACGTTCGCCTCGGAGTTCCTGGTTCCCGGGCCGGTGCTGGCGGAGGAGTTGCCGGCCCGGCTCGATTTCGACCGGTTGCACGAGTTGAAGCGCCGCTGGGGATCAGTCTGA
- a CDS encoding NlpC/P60 family protein yields the protein MNFRTYSRRSTMALNAGGLALVVGLTSIAYGSLDMARPSLSEISLGVAELPPATSGPGSQYVYQRLQTPDRTAIYTSDGTLVATMTDGARTGHIIGPPRTFEEPRFTKAKVHTDVYVHLAPKVWRAGAEQEQWFVDWLEKTRTEKPRDVLETAFQYTYGASPEKDSSGQQIAGDAAFGPLSDTDPDGRAENSDFYDYLGVSWTFPDKREKPAAAHILSLDCSGFVRMVYGYRMGFPLLGTNTKGPGLPRRAYAIAAFGPGVQLMENRGTRPRELDRLFPGDMLFFNAGPVQGANIEHMGIYLGVDDRGHHRFISSRSQANGPTMGDLAGESILDGTGYWALRMRTARRV from the coding sequence ATGAACTTCCGCACCTACTCGCGGCGATCGACGATGGCGCTGAACGCCGGTGGTCTGGCGCTGGTGGTCGGGCTGACCTCGATCGCCTACGGCTCCCTCGACATGGCGCGGCCGTCGCTGTCGGAGATCAGCCTCGGGGTGGCCGAACTCCCGCCGGCGACCAGCGGCCCGGGAAGCCAGTACGTCTACCAGCGCCTGCAGACACCGGACCGTACGGCGATCTACACCAGCGACGGCACGCTCGTCGCGACGATGACCGACGGCGCCCGTACCGGGCACATCATCGGACCACCGCGCACGTTCGAGGAGCCCCGCTTCACCAAGGCGAAGGTCCACACCGACGTGTACGTCCATCTTGCTCCCAAGGTCTGGCGGGCGGGTGCCGAGCAGGAGCAGTGGTTCGTCGACTGGCTGGAGAAGACCCGCACCGAGAAGCCCCGGGACGTGCTGGAGACCGCGTTCCAGTACACGTACGGCGCCAGCCCGGAAAAGGATTCCAGCGGCCAGCAGATCGCCGGTGACGCCGCGTTCGGGCCGCTGTCCGACACCGACCCGGACGGTCGGGCGGAGAACTCCGACTTCTACGACTACCTCGGCGTCTCGTGGACCTTCCCCGACAAGAGGGAGAAGCCGGCCGCGGCGCACATCCTGAGCCTGGACTGCTCCGGATTCGTCCGTATGGTGTACGGCTACCGGATGGGCTTTCCGCTGCTCGGTACGAACACCAAGGGCCCGGGCCTGCCCCGGCGTGCCTACGCCATCGCCGCGTTCGGACCCGGCGTGCAGCTGATGGAGAACCGGGGTACGCGCCCACGTGAGCTGGACCGCCTGTTCCCGGGCGACATGCTCTTCTTCAACGCCGGGCCGGTCCAGGGTGCGAACATCGAACACATGGGGATCTACCTGGGCGTGGACGATCGTGGCCACCACCGGTTCATCTCGAGCCGGAGTCAGGCCAACGGCCCCACCATGGGTGACCTGGCCGGCGAGTCCATCCTGGACGGCACCGGTTACTGGGCGCTGCGGATGCGTACCGCCCGTCGGGTGTGA
- a CDS encoding poly-gamma-glutamate biosynthesis protein PgsC/CapC, translating into MMFGGELSAQLATACLGIGLVFALLCYLTTNLSPGGMITPGWIALALIEDPLQAVVIVVMTVVTYLLTRVMQRYVILYGKRLFAAIVLLGVFLQLTLFVIVQRDFPLLFSHQTLGFVAPGLITYQLVRQPPKATILATLMVTAITYGVAFSGIVAGLVPAT; encoded by the coding sequence ATGATGTTCGGCGGAGAGCTGAGCGCTCAGCTCGCCACTGCCTGTCTCGGCATCGGACTGGTCTTCGCACTGCTGTGCTATCTGACCACCAACCTGTCGCCGGGCGGCATGATCACACCGGGGTGGATCGCACTCGCCCTGATCGAGGATCCGCTGCAGGCGGTGGTCATCGTCGTCATGACGGTGGTCACCTATCTGCTCACCCGCGTCATGCAGCGGTACGTGATCCTCTACGGCAAGCGGCTGTTCGCCGCGATCGTGCTGCTCGGAGTGTTTCTCCAGCTGACGCTCTTCGTTATCGTCCAGCGTGACTTCCCGCTCCTGTTCTCCCACCAGACCCTCGGCTTCGTCGCGCCCGGTCTGATCACCTACCAGCTGGTCCGGCAACCACCGAAGGCGACCATCCTGGCGACCCTCATGGTGACCGCGATCACCTACGGTGTCGCCTTCAGCGGCATCGTCGCGGGCCTCGTTCCGGCGACATGA
- the pgsB gene encoding poly-gamma-glutamate synthase PgsB codes for MWYLYCVFTLCCLALLIAGVVEQRNHYRNLAKIPHRVLVNGIRGKSSITRLCAGALRGGGLQVVAKTTGTAARFIFPDASEEPVHRKFGIANVVEQIGIVRRAAIYHPDAMVIECMAVMPALQEINQSKLIRSDIGVLCNVREDHLAEMGPTLDDVARSLSRSMPVGGICITAERERLDILRKEAERRDCRLIAVDPETVSDQEMAGFGWITFKENVAIALAVAEQLGVARDKALAGMWEAPPDPGVLSVVRILHKQQRLRFANVFAANDPESTLMNIRQLEQQRLIGRPLNVVINCRPDRVERNGQMGAICEEIDPQRIILIGEPTRSARSTIPAGLQDRVVDLGGKLPPNRLLAGVLAATPGDASIVAVGNIHGQGEVLIHELAALPSWSPEDDQMHSSMVRTAIVPSQRVPKGVVYQRGGRR; via the coding sequence GTGTGGTACCTCTATTGCGTCTTCACCCTGTGCTGCCTGGCACTCCTTATCGCCGGAGTGGTCGAACAGCGCAACCACTACCGGAACCTGGCCAAGATTCCGCACCGGGTGCTGGTCAACGGCATCCGGGGGAAGAGTTCGATCACCCGCCTGTGCGCCGGGGCGTTGCGTGGCGGCGGCCTCCAGGTGGTCGCCAAGACCACGGGCACCGCCGCGCGGTTCATCTTCCCCGACGCCAGCGAGGAACCGGTCCACCGTAAGTTCGGTATCGCGAACGTGGTCGAGCAGATCGGGATCGTACGACGGGCGGCCATCTACCACCCGGACGCGATGGTCATCGAGTGCATGGCGGTGATGCCGGCGCTGCAGGAGATCAACCAGAGCAAGTTGATCCGCTCGGACATCGGTGTGCTGTGCAACGTACGTGAGGACCACCTGGCCGAGATGGGGCCGACCCTCGACGATGTCGCCCGCTCGTTGTCCCGCTCCATGCCGGTCGGCGGCATCTGCATCACGGCAGAACGGGAGCGCCTCGACATCCTCCGTAAGGAGGCCGAACGGCGGGACTGCCGACTCATCGCGGTCGACCCGGAGACGGTCAGTGACCAGGAGATGGCCGGCTTCGGCTGGATCACGTTCAAGGAGAACGTCGCGATCGCGCTGGCGGTCGCCGAGCAACTGGGTGTCGCCCGGGACAAGGCGCTGGCCGGTATGTGGGAGGCGCCGCCGGATCCGGGTGTCCTGTCGGTCGTCCGCATCCTCCACAAGCAGCAGCGGCTGCGGTTCGCGAACGTGTTCGCCGCGAACGACCCCGAGTCGACCCTGATGAACATCCGGCAGCTGGAGCAGCAGCGGCTGATCGGACGGCCGCTGAACGTCGTCATCAACTGCCGGCCGGACCGGGTCGAGCGCAACGGCCAGATGGGCGCGATCTGCGAGGAGATCGATCCCCAGCGGATCATCCTGATCGGTGAACCGACCCGTAGCGCCCGCAGCACCATCCCCGCCGGCCTCCAGGACAGGGTGGTCGACCTGGGCGGCAAGCTGCCGCCGAATCGCCTGCTCGCCGGCGTGTTGGCCGCCACTCCCGGCGACGCCTCCATCGTGGCGGTGGGCAACATCCACGGCCAGGGTGAGGTCCTCATCCACGAACTCGCGGCGCTGCCGAGTTGGTCGCCGGAGGACGATCAGATGCACTCCTCCATGGTCCGGACCGCGATCGTCCCGAGTCAGCGGGTTCCCAAAGGCGTCGTTTATCAGAGAGGTGGCCGGCGATGA
- a CDS encoding HAMP domain-containing protein: MVDHRGCYSLAPRPGPYGWSWAFYPSILNLPAGKGGVCVSATGGVSRPSPQQVLAWRRRALDQQLPAAAFPAGSRSPVLVYLWAMTIVAAATVFGFAINDHHGVPQAVQDSQRDFSSRIGRAMNLASNRAIDEFDRRVTRFQTGPRPADTEILSSAVGDRQTWTGAAIVEAASRRKVSESGVPVPIDQLPPESLSTITLLPLTTTDGPVLVRIVPFDDGRALVGLQPLTMRNLRLNVEGRHGIFMIMPDGVSTLMQGVDTVPSEQLTKVFGELPADGPSRARVFAVQEWSDRQLLAATAPVGDTGIRVVSVVVATTGDGTSTTRGFVLAVTLLLVAVLSATLMHHSLSRPIQTVLPLAKDDACGVEVKPTGRLWTAEANRVVDALTRPAVETARRWRPTALQGLVAAAVVTLLWPTVVLLSSQSSDAQPDVPVQLLYDVENRAEAVAEQLGNALETGLRTVSLVTSGSDSTAPADMGEALARGLADEHRLRGLFLVEADGRVSESAGRRSLREQTPLPGTGGIQLDRSIERLPVVYAYRTRTDGRAVVGEFDIDYLVGLMRQVAGRARVVDQDLRTVLDSNGFRAFQPVTDVAAAEVVVEALAGGTVGRSRDAEGQPLLIAAAGLTEASSAHLDWVIVVENDIALLHLPVVVTKRWSLLVAGAVLGIVLLTLAWQFYIFVQPLRRVAAAADRINRGVLDQPITPQRHDDIGAIAVCLEISRQIRHTGSARFGGALRVRGSEADLTTVMPKVRRDSRHARGVKV, translated from the coding sequence GTGGTCGATCACCGTGGTTGTTATAGTTTGGCGCCCCGGCCTGGCCCATATGGCTGGTCATGGGCATTTTATCCGTCAATTTTGAACTTGCCTGCGGGCAAGGGAGGCGTCTGCGTGTCCGCTACGGGCGGGGTATCGAGACCGTCGCCGCAGCAGGTACTCGCCTGGCGGAGACGGGCATTGGATCAGCAGTTGCCCGCGGCGGCGTTCCCCGCCGGCTCCCGGTCACCTGTGTTGGTCTACCTCTGGGCCATGACGATCGTCGCGGCGGCGACCGTATTCGGATTCGCCATCAACGATCACCACGGCGTCCCGCAAGCGGTCCAGGATTCCCAGCGTGACTTCTCCTCGCGCATCGGCCGGGCGATGAATCTGGCCTCGAATCGGGCCATCGACGAATTCGACCGCAGAGTCACCAGATTCCAGACCGGACCCCGACCCGCCGACACCGAAATACTGTCCTCCGCGGTCGGGGACCGGCAGACCTGGACCGGAGCGGCCATCGTGGAAGCCGCATCCCGCCGTAAGGTGTCCGAGTCGGGCGTCCCGGTTCCGATCGACCAGTTGCCGCCCGAATCACTGAGCACAATCACCCTCTTACCGCTCACCACGACGGACGGTCCGGTGCTCGTCCGTATCGTGCCGTTCGACGACGGACGGGCCCTGGTCGGGCTCCAGCCACTTACGATGCGTAACCTGCGCCTCAATGTCGAGGGCCGACACGGCATCTTCATGATCATGCCGGACGGTGTGTCGACCCTGATGCAGGGCGTCGACACCGTGCCGTCCGAGCAGCTCACGAAGGTCTTCGGCGAGCTTCCGGCGGACGGACCGTCGAGGGCCAGAGTGTTCGCCGTACAGGAATGGTCCGATCGGCAACTCCTGGCCGCCACGGCGCCGGTCGGGGACACCGGCATCAGGGTCGTCTCGGTCGTCGTCGCGACCACCGGCGACGGCACGTCGACGACGCGCGGCTTCGTGCTCGCCGTGACGCTTCTCCTGGTCGCGGTGTTGAGTGCGACGTTGATGCACCACTCGCTGTCCCGGCCGATCCAGACGGTCCTCCCGCTGGCCAAGGACGACGCCTGCGGCGTCGAGGTCAAACCGACCGGCCGGCTGTGGACCGCCGAGGCGAACCGGGTCGTGGACGCCCTGACCCGGCCCGCCGTGGAAACGGCACGTCGATGGCGACCGACCGCGCTCCAGGGGCTGGTCGCCGCCGCGGTCGTCACCCTCCTCTGGCCGACCGTGGTGCTGCTGAGCAGCCAGAGCAGCGACGCCCAGCCCGACGTACCCGTCCAACTGCTCTACGACGTCGAGAACCGGGCCGAAGCGGTGGCCGAGCAGCTCGGCAATGCCCTGGAGACCGGCCTGCGGACCGTGTCGCTGGTGACATCGGGCAGCGACAGCACCGCACCGGCCGACATGGGCGAAGCACTCGCCCGAGGGCTGGCCGACGAGCACCGGCTCCGTGGACTCTTTCTGGTCGAAGCCGACGGTCGGGTGAGTGAATCGGCCGGGCGGCGGTCACTGCGCGAGCAGACGCCGCTGCCCGGCACCGGCGGCATCCAGCTCGACAGGTCGATCGAGCGTCTGCCGGTGGTCTACGCGTACCGCACGCGCACCGACGGCCGGGCCGTGGTCGGCGAGTTCGACATCGACTACCTGGTCGGCCTGATGCGTCAGGTCGCCGGCCGGGCCCGGGTCGTCGACCAGGACCTGCGTACGGTGCTCGACTCGAACGGGTTCCGGGCGTTCCAGCCGGTGACCGACGTCGCCGCCGCCGAGGTCGTGGTCGAGGCACTGGCCGGTGGCACGGTGGGCAGATCACGTGACGCCGAAGGTCAGCCACTGCTCATTGCCGCCGCCGGCCTGACCGAGGCGAGTTCGGCGCACCTGGATTGGGTGATCGTCGTCGAGAACGACATCGCGCTGCTGCACCTGCCGGTCGTGGTCACCAAGCGGTGGAGCCTGCTGGTGGCCGGCGCGGTGCTCGGCATCGTTCTGCTCACCCTGGCCTGGCAGTTCTACATCTTCGTCCAGCCGCTGCGCCGGGTGGCGGCCGCGGCGGACCGGATCAACCGGGGCGTTCTCGACCAGCCGATCACACCGCAGCGGCACGACGACATCGGAGCGATCGCCGTCTGCCTGGAGATCAGTCGACAGATCCGGCACACCGGTTCGGCCCGGTTCGGCGGCGCCCTGCGGGTCCGTGGCTCCGAGGCCGACCTGACCACTGTCATGCCCAAGGTGCGACGCGACAGTCGCCACGCACGAGGCGTAAAGGTCTGA
- a CDS encoding CapA family protein: MRTPDPADSGSKLRRRLRSLLGILTLVVVTVGGAVYLVDPWWAGPAPLSSPPRPLGKPVSVEGETVSILAAGDILLHPELWDQARRDGGGTMDFGPILAGVGPAIEQTDLALCHLETPLAPPGGPYIGFPLFSVPQEIVKGIKEVGFDGCSTASNHSLDHGVEGINRTLDVLDEVGVGHTGTYRTADEAKRPKIYEVGDVRVAHLSYTKSFNGLRRPENKDWVANLIDVEKVEADAAASRSAGADIVVVSLHWGTEYQHEPDVDQQQWARQIAAMRDVDVVFGHHAHVVQPIEQFGEKWVVYGLGNQIARHDKPTNGNRDGAMIRVTFGPAGGTGRWKVAAIEAIPTFVDLNPDIRLVDLERALAEPGLSPGRRRIYEAAVERIRGHLSTRVQDQSALTVRGVAAD; the protein is encoded by the coding sequence GTGCGTACCCCTGATCCTGCCGACTCCGGCTCCAAGTTGAGGCGTCGGCTCCGCTCGCTTCTCGGGATCCTCACCCTGGTCGTGGTAACCGTGGGCGGTGCCGTGTATCTGGTGGATCCGTGGTGGGCCGGGCCGGCGCCGCTGTCGAGTCCTCCCCGGCCACTCGGCAAGCCGGTGTCCGTCGAGGGTGAGACGGTCTCCATTCTGGCCGCGGGTGACATCCTGCTGCACCCGGAGTTGTGGGACCAGGCACGCCGCGACGGTGGCGGAACCATGGACTTCGGGCCGATCCTGGCCGGTGTGGGGCCGGCCATCGAGCAGACGGATCTCGCGCTGTGTCATCTGGAGACGCCGTTGGCGCCGCCCGGCGGCCCGTACATCGGGTTCCCGTTGTTCAGCGTGCCGCAGGAGATCGTCAAGGGGATCAAGGAAGTCGGCTTCGACGGTTGCTCGACGGCGTCGAACCACAGCCTCGACCACGGAGTGGAGGGGATCAACCGGACGCTCGACGTCCTGGACGAGGTCGGCGTCGGACATACCGGCACCTACCGTACGGCTGACGAGGCGAAACGGCCGAAGATCTACGAGGTTGGCGATGTCCGCGTCGCGCACCTCAGCTACACCAAGAGCTTCAACGGGCTTCGACGGCCGGAGAACAAGGATTGGGTGGCGAATCTTATCGATGTCGAGAAGGTCGAGGCGGATGCGGCCGCCAGTCGTTCGGCGGGTGCCGACATTGTGGTGGTGAGTCTGCACTGGGGCACCGAGTATCAGCACGAGCCCGATGTCGACCAGCAACAGTGGGCCCGGCAGATTGCGGCCATGCGTGACGTCGACGTGGTGTTCGGTCATCACGCCCATGTGGTGCAGCCGATCGAGCAGTTCGGTGAGAAGTGGGTCGTCTATGGCTTGGGTAACCAGATTGCCCGGCACGACAAACCGACGAATGGCAACCGGGACGGGGCGATGATTCGGGTCACTTTCGGTCCGGCCGGTGGCACCGGTCGTTGGAAGGTCGCGGCAATCGAGGCCATCCCGACGTTCGTCGATCTCAATCCGGATATCAGGTTGGTGGATCTTGAGCGGGCGCTGGCCGAGCCGGGGCTGTCGCCGGGGCGGCGGCGGATCTACGAAGCGGCTGTCGAACGCATCCGGGGCCACCTGTCAACCAGGGTCCAGGATCAATCCGCGTTGACCGTACGGGGAGTCGCCGCCGACTGA
- a CDS encoding AAA family ATPase, whose product MARVLVTGMSGVGKSTLLDELSRRGYEAIDTDHDGWTLPDGDWDEPRMAALLAGRAEVVVSGTVANQGRFYDRFDHVVLLSAPLEVLLHRVAVRVNNPYGKTAAHRAEIERYVGEVEPLLRRTASVQLDGRRPVGELADIVERLLAVAS is encoded by the coding sequence GTGGCGCGGGTGCTGGTGACAGGCATGTCGGGCGTCGGCAAGAGCACGCTGCTCGATGAGCTGTCGCGCCGCGGGTACGAGGCCATCGACACCGACCACGACGGCTGGACACTGCCGGACGGCGACTGGGACGAGCCACGGATGGCGGCCCTGCTCGCGGGGCGGGCCGAGGTCGTCGTGTCGGGAACCGTGGCGAACCAGGGCCGCTTCTACGACCGGTTCGACCACGTCGTCCTGCTGAGCGCACCACTTGAGGTCCTTCTCCACCGCGTCGCGGTGCGGGTGAACAATCCGTACGGGAAGACGGCCGCGCATCGGGCGGAGATCGAGCGCTACGTGGGCGAGGTGGAGCCGTTGCTCCGCCGGACCGCCAGCGTGCAACTCGACGGTCGGCGGCCGGTGGGAGAACTGGCTGACATCGTCGAACGTCTGCTTGCCGTGGCATCCTGA